DNA sequence from the Pedobacter sp. W3I1 genome:
AAAAACTTCGAAACCTATAGGGTACCAAGGGGCTTTATCTTTAAAACGCTTATGCCGTGGATTTCAGTTAGGAGATACAAATGTTATAAGTGCTTTAATAAGTTTTACGTATTTAATTAAGATCTATAAGTTAGCACCTCATTTAAGCCACGCTAGTGGCTTTTTTTGTTTTAAGTTGCAGCTGCACTAAAAGTAATCTGTATTCTGCGGACTGGAAGGCTAACTACCGCAATGCTGGTTTATCGTTATAACCGGAAGAAAGATGAAAAGGATAGGTTACCAGATCAGGAGTAAATTTACAAACACAGGTCTAATGAAGGATCCTATCATTAGGATACTAAAAAAATCTTTTTGAAAGAAAGTAAATCATGTCCTTTATAGAAAAAAGTCAGCAAATATTTCTTAATTTTGATGGTACGGGATAATCTTAAAATAAAGAAATGCCAAGTCTGAATGTAATATCAAAGCGGTTGAAGCAACTATCTGAAATCTCAGATAAAAAGGAAATAATTTTTCTGGATGATATCCATAAGGAATTCCGACAGGATCTCCAGCAATTTATTTTTGGAGAAACATTAGTCATCAAAGATGGAAAACCCGTAATTGGAAAAAATCTTTACAAAAACTGGCTTTTTAAGATCAAAACAAAGGGTTTTGATTATGATATTAAGTTTCTTTAATGGATATTTCAGCAAAATTAAAAAAGATTGATCGCCTAAAAAAAAAACTTGATGCCTTTAGTATTGGTAAAGATTGGGACGATAACTTTATCGAAAAGATCAAGATCGATTTCACTTACAACTCAAATAAGATTGAAGGTAATGCACTAACTTACGGGCAGACCATACAATTATTAAAAGAATTTGTAGCTCCCAAAAATACGTCCACAGGCGATTGTCTGGATATCTTAAATCATCAACAAGTACTGGATGAGGTTTTTGGGCAATACCAAGCAACCGAAATTACAGAAGCAAATATTAAACGCCTCCATAAGGTATTGATGCAAAGTCCCGATCAATGGTCCGATTCCATCCACTATGACCCAGGGAAGTACAAAATCCTAGAGAATGTAACCACACGCTCATCTGGTAAAATCCATTATTACATACAGCCTAATGATGTACCCGCAGCTATCTCAGAGTTAATTAAAAAGACGAATCATCGTTTATCAGCATTAGTATTAAATGCGACTGATGACCATATCTTAAAAATTGTAACAGAATTTCATTTTCAATTCTTAAACACTATCCATCCTTTTGGTGATGGAAATGGAAGAATCGCAAGGATCATTATGAACATCATCCTACTTAAATCTAAATACCCACCAATATTCATAAAATCGATAAATAAGTTGGATTATATGAACAGTTTTGAAGCGGAAGAGAATAGCCCAGGATCAATGATTAGCTTTATGGCCGACCGGTTGATCGAAAGCCTCAAAGTCAAAGAAAAATTTTTAAAAGATAGTTAGCTTTATTTTATCTACAGAGTACAATAGTTTCACGCTATCTCCTGTTGTGTATATTAACTTTTGTATTTTAAATTCGAGCCCAATGAATAAATCTTTTATATTTAATTTCATTGGGCTCAAAAATATTATTCAGCGATTAACAGGAAGTAGTTTTTCTTTCCTTTCTGTACCACAATAAATTTATCGTTAATCAGATGGTTTGCGTTAAAAATCTGACCCATTTCAGCTACCTTTTCCTTATTTACTGAAACACCACCACCTTGAATGGTTTTCTTAGCCTCTCCTTTTGATGGAAAAATAGCCGATTTTTCTGACAAAAGGGTTGCCGCGTCAATTCCCGCACCAAGTTCTTCAATTAGGATTTTGTATTGTGGTATACCGTCAAATATATCTAATACTTCTTTATCAGATAGTCCTCTTAAAAACTCCAGTGATCCGTTTCCGAACAAGAATTCTGAAGTTTTAATGGCCGTTTCTAAAGCTTCTATTGAGTGGGTTTTTATGGTGATATCTTCGGCCAAAGATTTTTGAAGGATACGCAAATGTGGCGCGGCATCATGTTCCTTTTCTAAAGCTTCTATTTCTGCCTTATTTTTAAGCGTAAAAATGCGGATCCATTTTTTTACATCATCATCTGATGCATTTAACCAAAACTGATAGAATTTATATGGAGAAGTTTTCTCTGGGTCAAGCCAAACTGCACCACTTTCGGTTTTACCGAATTTGGTTCCATCTGCCTTCTTAATCAATTGTGTGGTAATGGCATAGGCTGTACCTGCGTCTTTTCTTCTGATCAGCTCCGTCCCCGTAACAATATTGCCCCATTGATCAGATCCACCCATCTGCACCAAACAGTTTTCGTTTTTCCATAAATGATAGAAATCGTAGCCCTGAATCAATTGGTAACAGAACTCAGTAAAAGACAGGCCAGAATCACCTTCCAAACGTCTTTTAACACTATCCTTTGCCATCATGTAGTTTACGGTAATGTGTTTACCTACATCCCTGATAAAGGTGAAAAGGTTCATATCCTTAAACCAATCGGCATTGTTAACCATTACTGCACCATTTCCGCCCTCTTCAAATTTTAAGAATTTGGCTAATTGGCTTTTCATTCCTTTTAGGTTGTGCTCAATCATTTCAGGTGTCTGAAGATTACGTTCATCAGATTTTCCCGATGGATCGCCTACCATACCGGTGGCACCACCAACCAAAGCAAACGGCTTGTGACCAGCATTTTGAAAATGAATCAGTGTCATGATCTGTGTTAAGTGACCAACATGCAACGAATCTGCAGTAGGGTCGAAACCGATATAACCAGAAGTCATACCCTCGTTTAACTTTTCCTCCGTATTCGGCATAATATCATGCAGCATGCCACGCCATCTTAACTCTTCAACAAAATTCGTCATTGTACAAACACTTTAATAATGTGCGTGCAAAGATAAAATTTTAGCTTAGTTTAAAGCAAATTACTTGGTTTTGTAAACCAGTTCTTAAAATCGGCCTTTGCTGCCTCAAAATCTGCATGACCAATAAGACAGTCTAAACTCGAACTACTTCGAATGGACTGATTGGGAACACCCTCAGCATTTAACCAATTATTACATAGTTTTTTGATCAATAGAACTTCGTCCTCTTCTACCGCATCCATATCCATTGTGTTGAGCTTCGTGTATTCATCTTTATTTATCCCTGTCGGCAGATCCCAATACCTGCCAGTGGCATCATCAACCAACAGCGGCCTCAATGCCGGGTTCATGCGGATAAAATCTACCGGTTTGGCTGGCATGGCAGGATTGAGGATCATGTAGGCCACAAAAGCAGCAGTATCGGGTGGATCGTTTAAAATACTCGTTCCCA
Encoded proteins:
- a CDS encoding Fic family protein, whose translation is MDISAKLKKIDRLKKKLDAFSIGKDWDDNFIEKIKIDFTYNSNKIEGNALTYGQTIQLLKEFVAPKNTSTGDCLDILNHQQVLDEVFGQYQATEITEANIKRLHKVLMQSPDQWSDSIHYDPGKYKILENVTTRSSGKIHYYIQPNDVPAAISELIKKTNHRLSALVLNATDDHILKIVTEFHFQFLNTIHPFGDGNGRIARIIMNIILLKSKYPPIFIKSINKLDYMNSFEAEENSPGSMISFMADRLIESLKVKEKFLKDS
- the tyrS gene encoding tyrosine--tRNA ligase translates to MTNFVEELRWRGMLHDIMPNTEEKLNEGMTSGYIGFDPTADSLHVGHLTQIMTLIHFQNAGHKPFALVGGATGMVGDPSGKSDERNLQTPEMIEHNLKGMKSQLAKFLKFEEGGNGAVMVNNADWFKDMNLFTFIRDVGKHITVNYMMAKDSVKRRLEGDSGLSFTEFCYQLIQGYDFYHLWKNENCLVQMGGSDQWGNIVTGTELIRRKDAGTAYAITTQLIKKADGTKFGKTESGAVWLDPEKTSPYKFYQFWLNASDDDVKKWIRIFTLKNKAEIEALEKEHDAAPHLRILQKSLAEDITIKTHSIEALETAIKTSEFLFGNGSLEFLRGLSDKEVLDIFDGIPQYKILIEELGAGIDAATLLSEKSAIFPSKGEAKKTIQGGGVSVNKEKVAEMGQIFNANHLINDKFIVVQKGKKNYFLLIAE